The Triticum aestivum cultivar Chinese Spring chromosome 6D, IWGSC CS RefSeq v2.1, whole genome shotgun sequence genomic sequence gttttgcggggtctgctagagttgctctgagTGCCCAAAAGTAGCCACACGTGCCACCAACAAGCGGAGGCCATGCCCAATGAAGCTATCAAATGAGATCAGGAGCCTATTGGATCTGGTGGATCCAAGCTACAGTGGTGGCCGGGAACCCACTCCACGACCACCACCCACCCATGAGTAGCTGCGCCAACATGAATCTGTGCTAGCCCGCCTCACACACACATGCACGACAAGGGCCGCGCCTCCACCGAGCAGGCCACGACTGGCCGAGATTGGGGGAGTCCGCAGGGGTGAGATCAGTACCTTATTGCCGTGTAAGAGAGATGGAGCTTGCCCCGGTAAGAGGGGAAGTGAAGGAGGTAGTGACACTTTGCGACGAACCCCTTCATCTCACCCGCTCCCATGAGTGGGGAGGCGAACCCTAGCGCCTCCAGCCCcttctccccctcccctcctcctccatcGCCGCAGCCGGCACGCGTTGCCAGGCAAAGCCCGACctgcgtcggtggcggcggggcctcctTCCCCTTCCTCGCGATGGgctggcgtcggtggcggcggggcacctGCATCGAGCGGAGGTGCGCAGCTCTGCAGGGCGGCGTGCCGCGTCGGCGGCGGGGTGGCCGGTCGGTGGCGTCCTGGTGCGGCTGCGTGGGCGGCTGCTAGTCGGGGTGTGGCGGGGCGTGCCCGTGTGTGGTGGCAGCGGCGGTtgtccccggcccagatctggcTCGGGCAACCTCCCTAGCCGGCGGCCTATGGGTGGCGCGGGCTGAGGGCTCCCCGGCCTGGCGTTCCTGGCGTCGGGCGGCGGTGCTGGCAGCGAGGTGACCGGCGCTTCAGCGGCTTGGTGGCGGTGCGTGCTGGCCGGATCTCGCGTATTCCCGCGGGTTTGTCGTGGATCTGGCGCTGGGATTTGGGTGGGCGACGCGGGTGGGGCAGCAGCCTGGCGTGGTTGTTGCTCCGGCCTTGGGTGGCGGCGCGCGGAGGTCCGACATGGTGGCCTCCCGTGGGCGCGGTGGCTACACGGTGGCTCGGCAGCTCTGCCCGCGGTGACGGCCGGTTTACTCCGATGTTAGCTCGTCTGCGGTCGGACCGTGTCGACCTTCGCTCCTTCTCCTTGTCGTCCAGGTAATTCTTCAGTCCGAGGGCTGGCcctctcccagctgcggtccatcACTTGTCTCGTGCCCAGAGCTGCAGggccgagctcgtctcgcgccaggcggcaggaccaagctcgtctcgcgcccggcagcaggatcgAGCTTGTCTTGCGCTCAGGGCTGCAGGACGGGGCGATGGAGGCCAGTTTTGGCCGGCCTGTTGGGTGTCGGCGCTGGGGCCGTCCAGGCGTGCGGAAGGCGGGGCATTTCCGCTCGTCTTTTGGGTTGGGGTAGTGGCGGGTCTCAGGTCATGTGGTGCCTAGGTTTTGGATGCCGGGGTGGCGGCCCTGTTGGTGGTAGCGCAGTGCATTTTGGCAGAGCCCgcggcttggtgctgcccggtggccatggccatGTGGGCGGCGTGGCAGCTGGAGTGTGGCGTTCAatggcggtgagtgttggccggggtgaaaacctgttctttcttcggacggaccggcggcggcgaagctcgttcccttcttgaaggcgtcgccgcGGCTTTCATCGCCCATCGTGTTGCTCCAgaggaaactctgatcctcggatcgggcagtggcggcgctctggtgtcgtatCCTTGCTGAAGACGCCGCCTTGGAGTCCACGGATCATCATATGCGGCTTCATCTTTCCGTATAGGGGTGGTGTTGTTGCGCTCGGCGCCTGTGTAtcatgccttgggtgtgtgtgtttgttgtggtGGCATGCGTTTGTATCGGGATGTTTGGtgatcattgctttatatataaagcggggcgaaagcctttttcggtaagtgAAGGAGGTCGATGAGGTGCCTCGCCGCCACCACTGGCCGGCCAGAGGCTGCCGGCGGCCGTGGCAAGGGACAGGAAAGTGAAGGAGGAGTTGGTTGGGGCAGTGGCGGCATTCGTGCCATGAGTCAGAGGAGCGACCCATGAGACGTGAGCAGAAACTTAGTTCTAATatactaagggcctctttgattcataggattctaaaaacacgggaataggaaaaataTATGATTGTAATGTCATGCTCATCTCAATCCTATAGGATTTTGggttgtttgattgcatcatagAAAAACAAAGGATTacttcaaagaggtttgagtggatgctaGAAATCCTATTGGAAGTAGTAAAAAAAATCCTTAGGAAAAATTCCTGTAGGATtcaatcctttgaatcaaacagccaatataggaaaaaatcctaaggattatgatcctccaaaattcctatgtaagtcctttgaatcaaaggagccctaaacACAGTTGCACATATTATTGTACTTCTGATTTCTGTATCTCTTCTTTTCTGAAATTAGGTGGGGAATGGTAATGAAAATCACCATGTTAAAGAAATCAAAATCGGGTTATACTAAATAAGTTTTTTTGTGTTTGTCCTTTATCCacaaaaaatcatgtttgtgtgcaACAATGGAAAATCTGATTCATAAAAAGCGGTCATACATTCCAACACCGCCATTATCCCGATGAAGTAGCGCCCAGCTCATCTAGCAATGTTCTGATATTATAGAATTTCGGTTTTGGAGAACATCCTCAATATACCATCTGCTTCCTCCATGGATCTGCTTCCTCGATGGTGCCAATATATATATGGTGATGCATTCAAATATGTCATTAGTTGTCAAGTGGTATACCAATATTAGCTTCTCCATCAGCTTCGGAAATGCGAGGAGTCAGCCGCTGGTGGCAAATCGATCAAATGATAACAGATAAAAAGAAGGAAAACAAGGAGCTGTTAATTGGCAGATGAAAGGAGAGAGCTAGATGTCCAGGTAGAAGAAGAGGACAAAGGGCGATCTATATATAGATCCTTATTCCACGAGATGTATAGATGGATCCTCTATTTGGAGGGCCTTCCGTGGGATAAAATTACCCCTTGCTAATTCCAGTTACAGGAAATGACAAAACTGCCAATATTTTCTATTAAGGGGGTGTACTGAAGGATAACCCTGAACCCTAACCCCAAAAGACAATACCACCACAAGACAATATCTTCTCTGACGACATAGCTATATAGATATAGATACCCAATCCGACACTTTGTGCACCACACAAGCAATACAGTCAACAGCAACCATCCTTCCTCGATTGGAAGTTCTTAGGCGAACATTATTCGATTAAAAAGTTCACAACAAAATGCACAGGGAAGCGAAAGAACTACACTCCCAGATTCATCTTGTCGTCATGTGCTTCATTTGTAGCTTCACTGTTTGGGGCAGCCTCCGCATCCCCCATCTCAACATCTGCCATTGAATAGCTGCGGGTGCTAGTAGGTGCGTCTAGTAAGGGAGCAACCCCATTGTCAGTGTTGACACTCATCATCTTGGGTGGCTTTTGGGCTGTCTGGTGCATTGGTCGACGGCATACCTTGCTCAGTGGAACAAACTCCTGTCACGCGAAAAGAAATGCCAAGATAAATTATTTGGTATAAACATCATAAAACAAACTATACTCATTATGCTTTCCGGTTTATTTGACTACATATAGTAAGGTAACTAGCCTAGAACAATAAAAAGATATTATTTTACACTATTCTTCCCCATCAATCTTACGTGAACATTCAGATTTCTTTCGTTCGGTCATAAAAAAAATTGCAGATTGGAAATGAAATCACATGGAAATTTTGAAGTAAGTTTGGTTCCCTACAGAAACTAGGATGGGTTTTAATGGGTAGGGAAAGGATTGTGGCGAGCTACTCATTTATAGATGTCCAGGCACGTTATAAATCATAGGGATGAATGTCTGATTTGGCAAACTCGGGTCGTAGTTGTAATAATAACTTTCGTGGATGAAGTCGAAAATCCATTTCTATTGTGAGGCCAACAGCCCGATAATAGAACTGAAGCTCCAGGACCCAAGCCTCAATTAATTCTGATATCCAACCATGGTGTAACAATGGAACCAGAGTAAATGCATGAACACTCAACAGTGTAGTACAGAAGGAGAATTACCTCAGAGTGATCATGATCATAACAAACGAGAAACCTGCAGCGGCACCCCCTTACGTCATGCCTGCGCCTTTGAACTTGAAGAACATGTGCATCAACATAGCGGGCCTGCTCTTTGCCTTCCTGTTTAGTTCAGCACAGAAATCAACTTGAGTAAATGATAACACTACATTATGAGACAGCTAAAACAACTTTCCCTCACTGTGTTATTTACACCCAGCGACCAAAAATCCTTACTCAGACCCTCAAGCATACTCTACTTTGAGTATATAATACAGTCTTGAAAGAGCAGCAAAGTCATGCGCATTTCCTCTCAATGCTCTAATTTATCGGCATACCGGTGTTTGTGCGCAATTACCAACATGAGGATTTATTGGAAAAGCTTATTTTATGAAAGTTGGTGTATCCACTTTATAAATGACCAGAGATAGGCTACAGCCTTCATTttgaaaaacaaacaaaaaaccttTCAGTGCTCAATTTAATAATAAAGTAATAATAAAATTTATTGGATAAATTCACACCCAATTTGAGAATAAAAAATAGTTTTAGTATTCAAAAGTATGACATAATAAAATGCATTGCTTTTATGGTCGTTTAGTAAGTGTTGTCAACCACAATAGTTTGAAAACTCTCAAACTGGAATCACAACTTTTATAAGTATATACAAACAAGAAATAGAGCTGTAGGACCTTGGGTGTCAACAAGGAAAATCAACGTCTTTGTCATGTGCAGTTGTGCACACAGTCAAAACAGAAACCTTTAAAGACTCTTGGCAGGCGAAATCCAAATGACATAGCCATCACTACTCTATCATAAGCCAGCAAGTAACAGAAAGAAAGCAACCGTGGAATAATAGTTTAACAAGCTGAATTTCCAAGTGCATAACAAAAGGAAAATGGAGAAGCTGTCAGGCATTGGATACATATTGTGTGGCTAAAATAAACTGGCCAACATAATGTTTCACGAAGACATGAATTATCAAGTTGTGAGATGCTaacttgcccaagtcaggtgaaaAGAAGTCGTTTAAGATGGCTACCTTAAAACAAAGAATGAGATCCCCAGGCAGCACAGCGACACATTGAAGAGTACGCAGTCTCACACCTTTACAAACATCAATCCATTCATCCTCCTCAGGTCCAAGCCAAGTAAATCGAACTAGTACTTCCTGAAATTTCTCCGTAgataaacaaaataaataaatacaagCACAGTTGGCATAATGCACACGTATTGAACCCACTGTGGAGACTGATTAAACACTAGAGGAACATGGGTATTGAATATTTCTCGAAAATGATTGAGGCTAGTTTTCACCCTTGACTATGAAAAGAAGCGCAAACCACTCCTAACCACATGTATCATTTAGGACAGGAAGGTTTGTACAACTCCGCACCTGCCCATTGGTGTCTGTCAAACACGTTTGCCTTACGCGCTTGCTACATGATGCAAACTTCTTTCTGTACTATGGCTGTGACTTCTTCCTTTTGTGTGTGTGGAGGCAACTAAGAGTCTAAAACAGGACTACTACTGCTGTTGCGATTCTCCGTAGATAAATGAAAGAGAGAAATACTTGAATTATGGCAAATAATCCAACTCAGGCAGACACATCACGAAACAAAGTTAGAATGATCAGTTAGTTAATTTGGAAATTAACACAGCATGGATGTTAGTTAATTTGCAAATTAACACAGCATGCTTTACAGTTTGCATATGTACGAGTCCGGGTCTGCAATATGCTCCTGGCTATTCATTGAAAAAGAAATTCTTATGCAATTATATTGGTATTGAATGTTGTTGCTAGCTTGCTGCACATTTGTTGTATTACATGTGATGTTGCTAGGTTTGCTGCACATTTTATCAACCATTTCTTCGCTTGTGAAGAAAGGGTCGATAAAGCAAAATACCCAGTCACTTCTTTGGGTTTCATTTCCCCCGTAGAAGAGTAAATACAAGCAACCCTCACTAGTGATATTATGTTTTTGAAAATGACCATAtatccttaatattaaaagaataGTAATGTGACGATATCTCTAACAATTAACGCCCTTCATCTAGGTTGAAATatcagaagaaaaataaaacagcAATCGAGCAATCTACTGTCTCAAAACGCATAGATTAAAATATCCAAACTGCAACCTAGCAAATGAGCAGTACTATTTCTCTTGCCTCTTTCATTAAGGAAATGTACAATACAAGAACCTAGCTAGGCACTTTGTCTCAGAGATACCCCTCCTTGTGGCTGGCTGTGCAGAAGAGGAGCAGCCAGGACTTGATTATGATGACAAAGTCCTGTGGCGCTGGGAAGACCAGAAGTTAACTTAGTAATCCATTTTGGAGGAGACTACTGTGTGATTGCTGTCGTCAGGGCCATGCCATTGATGATCGGATCATGACATCATGATTATGACAAGCAACGCGTGGTCGGGTGGTGCAGATTGTGTCGCGCGTTGTATGTTATTTCACATTCACACCATataaaaaatcaaatatttttccTATGCTGACTATAGATCATGAGATTGGTAGAATGGGTAAGTGGGGTTCCATGGTGGCAATGCAGCTGAATGCACTTGGTACATTTCCAAGCTGGCATGAAAGCCACCATTGCAGTTTGATTCGCTTCAATTTCTACAGCTCAAGGACGATAACTGAAGGTGGTGAACTAACATTTTCCTTTTTGAAACTCAGACATGTCTACAGAGCTATATAATCATTGAAAGAAACATTCAATTTATATTTTGTTTTACATGACAAAACAGAGAAATTGTGAAAGCAAGTTTGATACCACCAATTAGCTTTCCATATAAGCCTAAAGTACAAATACACAAGGTTGTTAAAGTCTTCTTAACTGTTCAGTACTTTATTAGTACTATCTTGTTTTGTTAAAGACTCCCCAACACACAGGACATGTACAACACAAAGTTAGATGAGTCGGGTGTTCAAAATGTTCTAACATCAATACTGTCACCAACTATAAAAAGACAAGAACCGGAATCATCTCTACCTTTAGTGCTAGCTAAGTTCTTGAACAAAGAATGGCAGAAATGAATTTACTAACATCAATCCTATTTAACAAAAAGTTCTATGGTCATTACCGGGTCCCTCGTTTCAATGAACCTGTGGTCCATAAAGGCAGCAACATCGTACCTGTAACAACAAGAATTGGTCAAGCATGTAAAACTGAAAGGTTCACTCAGGTATCCCTCCCACCTCACACAAACCCACTCACACTCACGTGGAAAATTATATCACATACACATAAACAGACCACATGTGACATGAAATGACATGAAGGAGGAAATGATGAAATAAGTATATATCTTCATACCATGCTCCATTTCTAGCCGACTTTGCTTCAAACTGGACATGTCCACCATCCGAAGAAATATTCCCTAATTGGTAATGGCAATATCAATAAACAATAATCAACATGATACACTATATGCGTTTGGTCGGTTACAAAACTAAAATCTTCTAAACGACAAACACAAAAATTGTTCCATGTGGCCTAGAGTTATGAATAAAAGTAAAGGGCGCACAAACCACATGTCCGGCAATTGCCAAAATGAGTCTCAACGGCTGAGACAGCGCGACGACAAACTTTGAAGAGCCCACAAATACAAAGAACTACATGCTAGGCTATAAAGTCCCAGAACCCGCCAACATTAGCTTGAGTTGAAAATTTTGCCTGCTGTTCTGAATAAAGGTAATGGGCGCAGAAACAACCACGTGTCCTGGAATATCCCAAATTAAGAGGCTTCGAGGACAGAGGCAATGGACCGGCATATTTTGATGTGCCCACAAAAAAGTACAGGATAGGCTAACTCGCCAAAATTAACTCGATTGCCATTGTTTGCCTGCAGTTGTGCATAAATGTAATGGGCGCACGAACCACGTGTCATACAATTGCCGAAATAGGCGTCAACTGGTGAGACAGCGCGGCGACAAGCTTCATGAGATGCAAAACCTTGTAACAACATGCCCTAGACACCGAGAGAGGGACCCCTGCACCCAATGGGTGAGGCTATGCATAACTTCTGCAGCAAGAAGCCTTTACCAAATAGACCATCATGTATCATCGTATCAACTTAAGATTTGTACAATTAAGTACATGGTAAGGAAATAAAGAGCTTATTAAGTTAATATGGGGATTCCAGCAGCACCTGAGTAGGATCCGGCCACTGGGTGGTGTCCCTCGGCCACTGGGGGCAGCATCATCTTCCTGGACCGCTGCGACTGCGCGGACCTCCGGTTATGGAACCAATTCCTCACCTGCGACCACCCAACACAAATCCATACGTATAGATCCTGATTGTATTGGATCTTGGGCAACGTACGAGGAGGGAAAACCTAGTAGTACCTGATTGTACTGAACGGGGACCCTGCCGTCGCCGGTGCGGTCCGGGGAGGCGTTGAAGTGATCGATGAGGCCCTGGATGACAGGACGCTTGGGCATGCCGTCGAGGTCACGGAGGACCTCCTCCATCTTGGCGACCTCGGCGTGGGTGAACCGGAACACGAGCCTCGGCTGCTGCCCCGCCATAGTTCCCCTGGCTGCTGCACCTGCCTGCCGCGGTGAGATTCCTCGCAGATGgaaatggagatggagatggagagggGTGGGAGGTAGGAGAAGCTTACGTTACCAGTGGTGTGTCACCAGCGGCTGTGTCCAAGCTGGATCACGCTGCCGATGCAAATACTGGGGGTGGCACTAGCGGCTGTGTCCAAGCTCTTCACACGCACGCGACCTACTTTTGCAATTAATGTAGTGCTATTCATTTCATTAATTCCCCCGGATAAAAACAAATACTGGGGGCGCCAATGTAGTACGGGTCGGGTAGGTTCAGTGTGCCAGGTTGTGTAGAGCCGAGTCACTAGGTTGCTGCGGCGTATACTTTGGCGTTGAGCTTACTTCCCTAGCaatgtaagagcaactccaatgggccgacccaaacggatggcaCTTTTGTCCGTTTTTTGTCTATTTGGGTCGGCCCGGCGGACACAAACGTCCAGCGCTGTGTTTGGGTCAGCGCGAGCGCCCAACGCTGGTCCGACCCATTTTTCCGGCGCGCTAAAAAAAAGTTTATAAGCATTTTAAAGATAAATACATGCATTTAATTAAACAtaaaagccggccacgaaggccggtGAAAGTCCACATTACATTAATTAACATAGAAACACTAAAAACTAGACgacgcgctgccctaggcgtcctCATTGGCGGCGGCGTCTGCGTCGGGGCCGATGAGGTCGATCAGCGTCGGCGCAGGGCCGGCCTAGGGCAACGCCGTGTTCCAGAGGGCGGCGATGTCGGGCTGCGCCGCCGCTGCCTGGGCCTGGCGCGCGTCCTCTTCGGCCTCGCGCTCGAGCATCTGTAGGCGCTcgccctcccggcgctcctcggccagccgaacgcggcgccagtggtcgaggtaggccgcctcctgcttcttcGTCGCCCCGAGCCAGATAGGTGGAGCgctgacccactcgcgcactactccggtccaggagtagcgctcgaggTAGGTCGGCTCCTCCGGCTCGGCTTTGGGCAGGGACGGCGGGCTCACCGGCGGCACGACACAGTCGCCCGCCacggagagggccatggcctctGCCATGGCAGCCTGGAAAGCCGCCTCATCCGCCTccctccaccgctcctcctcctcgctctccttaatggccgcctggtaggcggcctcGGCCTCCTGGTCCTCATCGCGGATGACGAGCGGGGGCGGCGGCAGGCTGCGGTCGACGCCGCGGACGGCGCGTCGCCttgcctcctcgtgctcgaaggcgaaccatcgagcccagttgggcgagtcgacGGCGTAGTACGGTTcggcgcgctgctccggcgtcagcaacGCTCGCCGGCTCCGCACCTCCTCCGCATGGGCCCTCGCcgtccgcggcgccgccggcattgggatcctctccggatccaaATGCCAGTCATGTGGCAGCGTCGTGTCGGGGTACGGCAGAGGCACGTGGTGGTGCCAGTGCCACTCAGCCTGGTGCACCAGCACATTGATGCGCTGCCTCTGCCGGGGAGCTCGCGGTGGCGCGGGGAGGGAGGGGGAATGGCGGGCGGGGACCATGCCCTTGCGGCTGCtgccgatgccggagaagaagcccATGCTGGCGGTGGCTATGGTTGTCGCCGGCGTGGGGGCAGGGGTGGCCAGATGGGGACGGggggcgagtggcagtggatgaggaCGGCACCGCCGCACGcccggcttaaaaaaggacgaccgccgtcgctgacgcatgggcccaaggtgggcaGTCGTCATAAATAATGTTGACCGTCGTAGTTGGAcggccgccaggtggggacgcggcaGACGGCGAGGAGACGCGCGGCGCGTCTGCTT encodes the following:
- the LOC123146374 gene encoding protein SAWADEE HOMEODOMAIN HOMOLOG 2 — translated: MAGQQPRLVFRFTHAEVAKMEEVLRDLDGMPKRPVIQGLIDHFNASPDRTGDGRVPVQYNQVRNWFHNRRSAQSQRSRKMMLPPVAEGHHPVAGSYSGNISSDGGHVQFEAKSARNGAWYDVAAFMDHRFIETRDPEVLVRFTWLGPEEDEWIDVCKGVRLRTLQCVAVLPGDLILCFKEGKEQARYVDAHVLQVQRRRHDVRGCRCRFLVCYDHDHSEEFVPLSKVCRRPMHQTAQKPPKMMSVNTDNGVAPLLDAPTSTRSYSMADVEMGDAEAAPNSEATNEAHDDKMNLGV